A genome region from Yoonia vestfoldensis includes the following:
- a CDS encoding glycosyltransferase family 2 protein: MTDLTALILTRDEALHLPRALASLHGIATRVVVVDSGSTDATIQIARDAGAEVWTHPWTSYAQQFNAALDRLGPGDGWVLRLDADEYVTPALGAQIAAGLPDVAGVTVGRSMYFQGQPIRYGGLFPARMLRLFRQGQGRVEARWMDEHILVDGPVAHLAGQIIDDNRKPLDWWIAKHNAYASREVVDILNHRHGFLEPQLAPQLAPQLGPAGAAGVKRRIKDQLYARLPGGLRAGVYFLYRYVLRGGFRDGAQARAFHVLQGFWYRYLVDAKLAEVDRFMAQNGTGPVAAIQKVLGIDPCPAPRKEAA, from the coding sequence ATGACTGACTTGACCGCCCTGATCCTGACCCGCGACGAGGCGCTGCATCTGCCCCGCGCGCTGGCGTCTTTGCACGGGATCGCCACCCGCGTGGTCGTGGTCGACAGCGGCTCGACCGATGCCACGATCCAGATCGCCCGCGATGCCGGGGCCGAGGTCTGGACCCATCCCTGGACCAGCTATGCCCAGCAATTCAACGCCGCACTTGACCGGCTCGGGCCGGGTGACGGCTGGGTGCTGCGGCTGGATGCGGATGAATATGTCACGCCCGCGCTGGGCGCGCAGATCGCGGCGGGCCTGCCGGATGTGGCCGGTGTCACCGTCGGGCGCAGCATGTATTTCCAAGGCCAGCCGATCCGCTATGGCGGCCTGTTCCCCGCCCGGATGCTGCGGCTGTTCCGTCAGGGCCAGGGCCGGGTCGAGGCGCGCTGGATGGATGAACATATCCTGGTGGATGGCCCTGTCGCACATCTGGCAGGCCAGATCATCGACGACAATCGCAAGCCGCTGGATTGGTGGATCGCCAAGCATAATGCCTATGCCAGCCGCGAGGTGGTGGATATCCTCAATCACCGGCACGGGTTTCTGGAACCGCAATTGGCACCGCAATTGGCACCACAATTGGGACCGGCAGGCGCGGCAGGGGTGAAACGCCGGATCAAGGACCAGCTTTATGCGCGCCTGCCGGGCGGGCTGCGGGCGGGGGTGTATTTTCTTTATCGCTACGTGCTGCGCGGCGGCTTTCGGGATGGGGCGCAGGCGCGGGCCTTTCATGTGCTGCAAGGGTTCTGGTACCGCTATCTGGTCGATGCCAAGCTGGCCGAGGTGGACCGGTTCATGGCGCAGAATGGCACTGGTCCGGTCGCCGCGATCCAGAAGGTGCTGGGGATCGACCCATGCCCTGCGCCGCGCAAGGAGGCTGCGTGA
- a CDS encoding acetyltransferase translates to MTTQINITANRRRRHWSGRAQAGRVLWGLCQPLFRFSPRPLWAWRVWLLRLFGAKIGREVHIYPTARITIPWNLHIEDQAAVGDNAILYALGPIHIGPRATVSQLAHLCAGSHDWRDPARPLLRPAIVIGPDAWVCADAFVGPGVVIRAGAILAARGVALHDLPARHIGQGNPMITRPMDD, encoded by the coding sequence ATGACGACGCAGATCAATATCACCGCCAACCGGCGCAGGCGCCATTGGTCGGGGCGGGCGCAGGCCGGACGCGTCTTATGGGGGCTGTGCCAGCCGCTGTTCCGGTTCAGCCCGCGCCCGCTCTGGGCCTGGCGGGTCTGGCTGTTGCGGCTGTTTGGCGCAAAGATCGGGCGCGAGGTGCATATCTACCCGACCGCGCGGATCACGATCCCCTGGAACCTGCATATCGAGGATCAGGCCGCCGTGGGCGACAATGCGATCCTCTATGCGCTGGGGCCGATCCATATCGGGCCGCGGGCGACGGTCTCGCAGCTGGCGCATCTATGTGCGGGCAGCCATGATTGGCGCGATCCGGCACGCCCCTTGCTGCGCCCGGCCATCGTGATCGGGCCGGATGCCTGGGTCTGTGCGGATGCTTTCGTGGGGCCGGGGGTGGTGATCCGGGCGGGGGCGATCCTTGCGGCGCGCGGTGTGGCGCTGCATGACCTGCCCGCGCGCCATATCGGGCAGGGCAATCCGATGATCACAAGGCCGATGGATGACTGA
- a CDS encoding glycosyltransferase, whose protein sequence is MKVLHVTPSFYPATYWGGPIFSTKAICDGIAAAPDIRLRVLTTDAAGPALRDRLRQMPLPYRVDYTRRIAGHAVAPGLLARLPAAMLWADVVHLTGTYSFPTLPVLALARILRKPLVWSPRGALQATQAWPDAPHLRAKHLFEQAANMLRPAQTILHVTAPLEAAQSLARLPHIQTTVIPNSVTIPPVTRRPYRPRGLLRLIYLGRLHPKKGLDLLIAAMAVLPGHVTLDIFGTGNPAYVAKLREAAAGDARIRFHGALHSSAKAQAFARADLCVLPSHSENFGITVAEALAHRVPVLTTISTPWRRLAIMAAGACIDPARDDLAEAILRLGAGDLAAMGARGRDWMIRDFAPEAMVASFAALYRNLVEGEPQMVNA, encoded by the coding sequence ATGAAGGTCCTGCATGTCACCCCCAGCTTTTATCCCGCGACCTATTGGGGCGGGCCGATCTTTTCGACCAAGGCGATCTGCGACGGGATCGCGGCTGCGCCTGATATCCGGCTGCGCGTGCTGACCACCGATGCCGCGGGGCCTGCGCTGCGTGACAGGCTACGCCAGATGCCGCTGCCGTACCGGGTTGATTACACCCGCCGGATCGCGGGCCATGCGGTTGCGCCGGGGCTGCTGGCGCGGTTGCCTGCGGCGATGCTCTGGGCGGATGTCGTGCATCTGACCGGCACCTATTCCTTTCCGACGCTGCCGGTGCTGGCCCTGGCGCGCATCTTGCGCAAGCCGCTGGTCTGGTCGCCGCGCGGGGCTTTGCAGGCGACGCAGGCCTGGCCGGATGCGCCGCATCTGCGCGCAAAGCATCTGTTTGAACAGGCCGCCAACATGCTGCGCCCCGCGCAGACCATCCTGCATGTGACTGCCCCGCTCGAGGCCGCGCAGAGCCTGGCGCGGCTGCCGCATATCCAGACCACCGTGATCCCCAACAGCGTGACGATCCCGCCCGTGACCCGCCGCCCTTACCGTCCGCGCGGCCTGTTGCGGTTGATCTATCTGGGACGGCTGCATCCCAAAAAGGGCCTTGATCTGCTGATCGCGGCGATGGCGGTGCTGCCGGGGCATGTGACGCTGGATATCTTCGGCACCGGCAATCCGGCCTATGTGGCAAAGCTGCGCGAAGCTGCCGCAGGTGACGCGCGGATCCGGTTCCACGGCGCATTGCACAGCAGCGCCAAGGCGCAGGCCTTTGCCCGCGCCGATCTCTGTGTGCTGCCCAGCCATAGCGAGAATTTCGGCATCACCGTGGCCGAGGCGCTGGCCCATCGCGTGCCGGTGCTGACGACGATCAGCACGCCTTGGCGCAGGCTGGCGATCATGGCGGCGGGGGCCTGTATCGACCCGGCGCGCGATGATCTGGCCGAGGCGATCTTGCGGCTGGGCGCCGGTGATCTGGCGGCGATGGGCGCGCGCGGGCGCGACTGGATGATCCGCGATTTCGCACCCGAGGCGATGGTCGCCAGCTTTGCCGCGCTTTATCGCAACCTGGTCGAGGGCGAACCGCAGATGGTGAATGCATGA
- a CDS encoding acyltransferase: MRDLILLLRRLPGQILRRLGLWRATLWHRAHLGQVGAGSRFQPGVRFDDPGAVQIGAGCYIWRGVAVSAETGRAGLRIGDGVQINRDVHLDTTGGLVIGDDTLISEAAVIYTHDHGLHPWSVPEPMVKTIGTGVWIGLRAVILPQCRRIGDHAVIGAGSVVTRDVPAGAVVAGNPARIIGQRAKVAA; this comes from the coding sequence ATGCGTGATCTGATCCTTCTCCTTCGCCGCTTGCCCGGACAGATCCTGCGCCGGCTGGGCCTGTGGCGCGCGACGCTGTGGCACCGCGCGCATCTGGGGCAGGTTGGCGCGGGCAGCCGGTTCCAGCCCGGCGTGCGGTTCGATGATCCGGGCGCTGTGCAGATCGGGGCGGGCTGTTACATCTGGCGCGGCGTGGCGGTCTCGGCCGAGACGGGCCGCGCGGGCCTGCGGATCGGGGATGGTGTGCAGATCAACCGCGATGTGCATCTGGACACGACCGGCGGGCTGGTGATCGGGGATGATACGCTGATTTCCGAAGCGGCGGTGATCTATACCCATGATCACGGGCTGCATCCCTGGTCGGTGCCAGAGCCGATGGTCAAGACCATCGGAACGGGCGTCTGGATCGGGCTGCGCGCCGTGATCCTGCCGCAATGCCGCCGGATCGGGGATCATGCGGTGATCGGGGCGGGGTCCGTGGTGACGCGCGACGTGCCTGCGGGCGCGGTTGTCGCGGGCAATCCCGCGCGGATCATCGGCCAGCGCGCCAAGGTGGCGGCATGA
- a CDS encoding oligosaccharide repeat unit polymerase gives MADVLIIALAALCTLLPFWIAARQGLLAWVSPLHLLGYFCGLGFLAKALAYAIAPDLAFYASFDPAPGAALAGAIYLGGFVALICAGYLLACKPQQPPAARIMAARGIALGVQPMGALVGLALVVSLVTVLLILRARGLGLGEAGLIAGLNRTKQINVNADGIGATLAGIKTLFVIPKCAFVLCLAQMIVQPTPPRVMMTLALAGALVGIALVSGDRFELVELAIYALATYALLGGRLGWRQGLLGLACAWLIVMLSAYMTELRLGGQGASLLRQIIGSTYFLDINVAVMVTGHVETAQMLLGQSYGWWVFGWVPRDIWPDKPAIDLGVYFKREIMGLATGGAFNVTGPGEAFINFGWAGLAVAPVLGWAFRLGEAYLLNARHIAQRGTAFLYPLLFYPFVQACLQSSFSAFIVGAGAQLMLIMVIGAVFLRPLRWRAVSSKRMSYA, from the coding sequence ATGGCGGATGTCCTGATCATCGCGCTGGCGGCGCTTTGCACGCTCTTGCCGTTCTGGATCGCAGCGCGGCAGGGGCTGCTGGCCTGGGTATCGCCGCTGCATCTGCTGGGTTATTTCTGCGGGCTGGGCTTTCTGGCCAAGGCCCTGGCCTATGCCATAGCCCCAGATCTGGCGTTTTATGCAAGCTTCGATCCGGCACCGGGGGCGGCGCTGGCGGGGGCGATCTATCTGGGGGGCTTTGTCGCGCTGATCTGCGCGGGCTATCTGCTGGCCTGCAAACCCCAACAGCCACCCGCCGCACGGATCATGGCCGCGCGCGGCATTGCGCTGGGCGTGCAGCCGATGGGCGCGCTGGTCGGGCTGGCGCTGGTGGTCAGCCTGGTGACGGTCTTGCTGATCCTGCGCGCGCGCGGCCTTGGGCTGGGCGAGGCTGGTCTGATCGCGGGGCTGAACCGCACCAAGCAGATCAACGTCAATGCCGATGGCATCGGGGCGACGCTGGCCGGGATCAAGACATTGTTCGTGATCCCGAAATGCGCATTCGTGCTTTGTCTTGCGCAGATGATCGTGCAGCCGACCCCGCCCCGCGTGATGATGACGCTGGCGCTGGCGGGGGCGCTGGTCGGGATCGCGCTGGTCTCGGGGGACCGGTTCGAGCTGGTGGAACTGGCCATCTATGCCCTTGCCACCTATGCGCTGCTGGGGGGGCGGCTGGGCTGGCGGCAGGGCCTGCTGGGGCTGGCCTGCGCCTGGCTGATCGTGATGCTCTCGGCCTATATGACAGAACTGCGGCTGGGCGGGCAGGGGGCCAGCCTGCTGCGCCAGATCATCGGATCGACCTATTTTCTGGATATCAACGTCGCGGTGATGGTCACCGGCCATGTCGAGACCGCACAGATGCTGCTGGGGCAAAGCTATGGCTGGTGGGTCTTTGGCTGGGTGCCGCGCGACATCTGGCCGGACAAGCCTGCGATTGATCTTGGCGTCTATTTCAAGCGCGAGATCATGGGGCTGGCGACGGGGGGCGCGTTCAACGTCACCGGGCCGGGCGAGGCGTTTATCAACTTTGGCTGGGCGGGGCTGGCGGTGGCGCCTGTGCTGGGCTGGGCGTTCCGGCTGGGCGAGGCGTATTTGCTGAACGCGCGGCACATTGCGCAGCGGGGGACGGCATTTCTCTATCCGCTGTTGTTCTATCCGTTTGTACAGGCCTGCCTGCAATCCTCTTTCAGTGCCTTCATCGTGGGGGCCGGGGCGCAATTGATGCTGATCATGGTGATCGGCGCTGTCTTTCTGCGGCCGCTGCGGTGGCGGGCCGTTTCATCAAAAAGGATGTCTTATGCGTGA
- a CDS encoding polysaccharide biosynthesis tyrosine autokinase: protein MSQPLPALVDLDQPAALDLVQILRLAWAGKWIVALTTALAVLMAGYYGFAVARPQHAAITVIETRTSSARLAPDLAPDLPPHLGAALAGAPVQPGTQIQILLATPILEQVIARLDLQDDPAFNRYLTPVPPLSPRGLRIRLRNLLQGRSEPVPDAAAIASKLVQNLRAAIHVTHPRDSDLLRVTVTTGDPDRAMAIANTLAEVYLADQVARKGDALAASIALLGARSDALHADQAATTQAITALVAQAGLQDPTRADMAGRHLQDTTARLASAEAALARASDPANAQRLTAQIAALRASRADLETAVQSLTTASQTRARMQRDLDTAIAQQASYQQQLRALSLGAAQIAPDSRVLNAATEARYIGPQKVLMVQIAAMIGALAGLMLVALHHSLRRGFADAAALQDRTGLPVLAQLPLLPSRRPARLLAALDATPASAATEGYRHLRTALMLHGAEPPQVILSSSAIPGEGKTTQAIGLAHGLAQLGKRVLLIDADLRRGAFRRYFRLAGTEGLAAVILGHSTLDAATEPSLIPGVDLLAGGAEQAAGGETLFLPALADVLAQARAAYDVVIIDAPPLVPVPDAVVLARHCDAVILAVRWDKTPAAVVQAATEKLAAAGVPVTGLTLTQVDIRKQAQRGGIGFAHYGRGYFHV, encoded by the coding sequence GTGTCACAGCCCCTGCCTGCTCTGGTCGATCTGGATCAGCCCGCAGCGCTGGATCTGGTGCAAATCCTGCGGCTTGCCTGGGCGGGCAAATGGATCGTGGCGCTGACCACGGCGCTGGCGGTGTTGATGGCGGGGTATTACGGCTTTGCCGTGGCGCGCCCGCAGCATGCCGCCATCACCGTGATCGAGACCCGGACAAGCAGCGCCCGGCTGGCCCCCGATCTGGCCCCCGATCTGCCCCCCCATCTGGGTGCCGCGCTGGCTGGCGCGCCTGTCCAGCCCGGCACCCAGATCCAGATCCTGCTGGCGACACCGATCCTAGAGCAGGTGATCGCCCGGCTGGACCTGCAGGATGACCCTGCCTTCAACCGCTATCTGACGCCAGTGCCGCCGCTGTCGCCGCGCGGGCTGCGCATCCGCTTGCGCAACCTGTTGCAAGGGCGCAGCGAACCGGTGCCCGATGCGGCCGCCATCGCCAGCAAGCTGGTGCAGAACCTGCGCGCGGCGATCCATGTCACCCATCCGCGCGACAGCGACCTGTTGCGCGTCACGGTCACGACCGGCGATCCCGATCGCGCCATGGCCATCGCAAACACGCTGGCAGAGGTCTATCTGGCCGATCAGGTCGCGCGCAAAGGCGACGCATTGGCCGCCAGCATCGCGCTGCTGGGCGCAAGGTCGGACGCCTTGCACGCCGATCAGGCGGCCACCACGCAGGCGATCACCGCGCTGGTGGCGCAGGCGGGGCTGCAAGACCCCACCCGCGCGGATATGGCCGGACGCCATCTGCAAGACACTACGGCGCGGCTGGCCAGCGCCGAAGCCGCCCTTGCCCGCGCCAGCGACCCCGCCAATGCGCAGCGCTTGACCGCCCAGATCGCGGCACTCCGCGCCAGCCGCGCCGATCTGGAAACCGCCGTGCAGAGCCTGACCACAGCCAGCCAGACACGCGCGCGCATGCAGCGCGATCTGGATACCGCCATCGCACAACAGGCCAGCTATCAACAACAGCTGCGCGCGCTCAGCTTGGGTGCCGCGCAGATCGCGCCGGATAGCCGCGTGCTGAACGCCGCGACCGAGGCGCGCTATATCGGGCCGCAAAAAGTGCTGATGGTGCAGATCGCGGCGATGATCGGCGCGCTGGCTGGGCTGATGCTGGTGGCGCTGCACCACAGCCTGCGGCGCGGTTTCGCCGATGCGGCGGCCTTGCAGGACCGCACCGGCCTGCCGGTTCTGGCGCAGCTGCCGCTTTTGCCATCACGCAGGCCCGCGCGGCTGCTGGCGGCGCTTGATGCGACCCCGGCCTCGGCGGCGACCGAAGGCTACCGGCATCTGCGCACCGCCTTGATGCTGCATGGCGCGGAACCGCCGCAGGTGATCCTGTCCAGCTCTGCGATCCCCGGCGAAGGCAAGACGACACAGGCCATCGGGCTGGCGCATGGGCTGGCGCAGCTCGGCAAACGCGTGCTGCTGATTGACGCCGACCTGCGGCGCGGCGCGTTCCGGCGCTATTTCCGGCTGGCGGGGACAGAGGGGCTGGCGGCAGTGATCCTGGGCCATAGCACGCTTGACGCCGCCACCGAGCCAAGCCTGATCCCCGGCGTCGATCTGCTGGCGGGCGGCGCAGAGCAAGCCGCGGGCGGCGAGACCCTGTTCCTGCCCGCGCTGGCCGATGTGCTGGCGCAGGCGCGCGCGGCCTATGATGTGGTCATCATCGATGCGCCGCCTTTGGTGCCGGTGCCCGATGCCGTCGTGCTGGCGCGCCATTGCGATGCGGTGATCCTGGCCGTGCGCTGGGACAAAACCCCCGCCGCAGTGGTGCAGGCCGCGACCGAGAAACTGGCGGCCGCCGGGGTGCCGGTCACCGGCCTGACGCTGACCCAGGTCGACATCCGCAAACAGGCGCAGCGCGGCGGCATCGGTTTTGCCCATTACGGGCGCGGCTATTTTCACGTCTGA
- a CDS encoding spike base protein, RCAP_Rcc01079 family, with product MPDPFSADYVNLTSPAVAHYVVTPSDSADLPVRPRALFVQSAGTAALQDKGGQVVTYDLAAGAVLSIRPVRVLASGTTAQLVAWY from the coding sequence ATGCCCGATCCTTTCAGCGCCGATTATGTCAACCTGACCTCGCCCGCCGTGGCGCATTATGTCGTCACCCCCTCGGATAGCGCCGATCTGCCGGTGCGTCCGCGCGCGCTCTTTGTGCAAAGCGCGGGCACGGCGGCCTTGCAGGACAAGGGCGGCCAGGTCGTGACCTATGATCTGGCGGCCGGTGCTGTGCTGTCGATCCGGCCGGTGCGGGTGCTGGCCAGTGGCACCACGGCGCAGCTTGTGGCGTGGTATTGA
- a CDS encoding metallophosphoesterase has protein sequence MQHRAAPGGTGRNSTGQAATALAKPHPPRLDRAMPFLDPLMPAPMDAFDGAPPAPDQPFVAIGDVHGRADLLAPILARAAAQDLPVVLVGDYIDHGPDSAAVLRLLQDRAAQMALTCLRGNHEDLLLRFLRRPRKTGRLWLRYGGRATLDSYGIDDLPEQITLADLVTARDRLRAAMGATVTWMQSMPFWWQSGNVAVLHAGADPALPLADQLPKAMAWGHPDFGLVARRDGVWCVHGHRIMRRLTIREGVVSIDTGAWKTGKLCAVLIGAGHIKPF, from the coding sequence TTGCAGCACCGTGCGGCACCGGGTGGCACCGGGCGCAACAGCACTGGCCAAGCCGCAACAGCACTGGCCAAGCCGCATCCGCCTAGGTTAGACAGGGCCATGCCCTTTCTGGACCCGCTGATGCCTGCGCCGATGGATGCGTTCGATGGCGCGCCACCCGCGCCCGACCAGCCCTTTGTCGCGATCGGCGATGTGCATGGGCGCGCCGATCTGCTGGCCCCGATCCTTGCGCGCGCCGCAGCGCAGGATCTGCCTGTGGTGCTGGTGGGCGATTACATCGACCATGGCCCTGACAGCGCGGCTGTGCTGCGGCTGTTGCAGGACCGCGCGGCGCAGATGGCGCTGACCTGCCTGCGCGGCAATCACGAAGACCTGTTGCTGCGCTTTCTGCGCCGGCCGCGCAAAACGGGCCGTCTCTGGCTGCGCTATGGCGGGCGGGCGACGCTGGACAGCTACGGGATCGACGATCTGCCCGAACAGATCACCCTCGCCGATCTGGTGACGGCGCGCGACCGGCTGCGGGCCGCGATGGGCGCGACCGTGACATGGATGCAATCCATGCCCTTTTGGTGGCAAAGCGGCAATGTGGCGGTCCTGCATGCGGGCGCCGATCCGGCCCTGCCGCTGGCCGATCAACTGCCCAAGGCGATGGCCTGGGGGCATCCCGATTTCGGCCTGGTGGCGCGCCGCGACGGGGTCTGGTGCGTGCATGGCCACCGGATCATGCGCCGCCTGACGATCCGCGAGGGTGTGGTCTCTATCGATACGGGCGCTTGGAAAACCGGCAAGCTTTGCGCCGTGCTGATCGGCGCGGGCCATATCAAACCATTCTAG
- a CDS encoding sugar transferase, whose amino-acid sequence MADVSHHDRLLGDPAACAALRRDTGLPPLSKRLFDHGVALLLLGLLVPVGAVLLVLNPFLNAGPLIYRQDRMGYRCRRFAAFKFRTMRRATGAARGAFDALDAERITLLGGFLRRSRLDELPQIINVLRGEMSLIGPRPDAYDHACVYLRDIAGYAERHSVRPGVSGLAQTELGYVDGIEGLRRKVALDLHYIAHASLRLDLWIAWRTILVVLARKGA is encoded by the coding sequence ATGGCGGATGTTTCACATCATGATCGTCTTTTGGGCGATCCCGCCGCCTGTGCTGCGCTGCGCCGCGATACCGGCCTGCCGCCGCTGTCAAAGCGGCTGTTTGATCATGGCGTCGCGCTGCTGCTTTTGGGTCTGCTGGTGCCGGTCGGGGCTGTGCTGCTGGTCTTGAACCCGTTTCTGAATGCCGGTCCGCTGATCTATCGGCAGGACCGGATGGGCTATCGGTGCCGCCGCTTCGCCGCGTTCAAATTCCGCACCATGCGCCGGGCGACAGGTGCGGCGCGCGGTGCTTTTGATGCGCTTGACGCAGAGCGGATTACCCTGTTGGGCGGGTTCTTGCGCAGATCGCGGCTGGATGAATTGCCGCAGATCATCAATGTGCTGCGCGGCGAGATGAGCCTGATCGGCCCGCGCCCCGATGCCTATGACCATGCCTGCGTCTACCTGCGCGATATCGCGGGCTATGCCGAAAGGCACAGCGTCCGGCCCGGTGTCAGCGGTCTGGCGCAGACCGAGCTGGGCTATGTCGACGGGATCGAGGGGCTGCGGCGCAAAGTGGCGCTCGACCTGCATTACATCGCCCATGCCTCTTTGCGGCTGGATCTGTGGATCGCCTGGCGTACCATCCTGGTGGTGCTGGCGCGCAAAGGCGCCTAG
- the modA gene encoding molybdate ABC transporter substrate-binding protein, which produces MKLARRQIATAFAAAVLILAPLRAAAEDVTVFAAASLGGALDNVAADWTDKTGSTVTLSYAGSSALANQIQQGAPADIFISASTDWMDALAASGDLRAGTRRDILGNRLVLIAHGPDAAAVAIDAQLDLAGLLGDGRLSMALVDAVPAGLYGKTALTALGLWDSIAPLVAQSDNVRSALSFVALNEAPLGIVYATDAAAEDNVSIIGTFPAASHPPITYPAAITAQSDSAQAAAFLDHLTSPEARAIWQSYGFSVPD; this is translated from the coding sequence ATGAAACTCGCGCGCCGACAGATCGCCACTGCCTTTGCGGCTGCGGTCCTGATCCTGGCCCCCCTGCGCGCGGCGGCAGAGGATGTCACCGTCTTTGCCGCCGCCAGCCTGGGCGGCGCGCTGGACAATGTGGCCGCAGACTGGACGGACAAGACCGGATCGACCGTCACCCTTTCCTATGCGGGGTCATCGGCACTGGCCAATCAGATCCAGCAAGGCGCGCCGGCCGATATCTTCATTTCCGCCAGCACAGATTGGATGGATGCGCTTGCAGCTTCGGGCGATCTGCGGGCTGGCACGCGGCGCGACATTCTGGGCAACCGGCTGGTGCTGATCGCGCATGGGCCGGATGCGGCGGCTGTCGCTATCGACGCGCAGCTTGATCTGGCCGGATTGCTGGGCGACGGGCGCTTGTCGATGGCGCTGGTCGATGCGGTGCCGGCAGGGCTTTATGGCAAGACCGCCCTGACGGCGCTGGGGCTATGGGACAGCATCGCGCCCTTGGTCGCACAATCGGACAATGTGCGCAGCGCGCTGAGCTTTGTCGCGCTGAACGAGGCGCCCTTGGGCATTGTCTATGCCACCGATGCCGCCGCCGAAGACAACGTCAGCATCATCGGCACCTTCCCCGCCGCCAGCCATCCGCCGATCACCTATCCCGCCGCGATCACCGCGCAAAGCGACAGCGCCCAAGCCGCGGCATTCCTCGATCATCTGACATCGCCAGAGGCCCGCGCGATCTGGCAATCTTACGGGTTCAGCGTGCCGGATTGA
- the modB gene encoding molybdate ABC transporter permease subunit: MGGNWTEWLGPAEWQAVRLSLRVAFWATLASLPLGIIVAYALARWDFWGKQLLNGIVHLPLILPPVVTGYLLLITFGRRGPVGEFLDQWFGIILSFRWTGAAVAAAIMAFPLMVRAIRLSIEAVDPKLEAAASTLGAARIWVFATVTLPLILPGIITGAILAFAKAIGEFGATITFVSNIPGQTQTIPSAIYAFLQVPGGQDQATRLVIIAVLIAMAALVLSEYLARRVAKRVAGS; this comes from the coding sequence ATGGGGGGCAATTGGACAGAATGGCTGGGTCCGGCAGAATGGCAGGCGGTGCGGCTATCGCTGCGCGTGGCCTTCTGGGCGACGCTGGCCAGCCTGCCTTTGGGCATAATCGTCGCCTATGCGCTGGCGCGCTGGGATTTCTGGGGCAAACAGCTGCTGAACGGCATCGTGCATCTGCCGCTGATCCTGCCCCCGGTGGTGACGGGCTATTTGCTGCTGATCACCTTCGGGCGGCGCGGCCCGGTGGGTGAATTCCTTGACCAATGGTTCGGGATCATCCTGTCGTTCCGCTGGACCGGTGCCGCCGTGGCCGCCGCGATCATGGCCTTTCCGCTGATGGTGCGCGCGATCCGGCTGTCGATCGAGGCGGTGGACCCCAAGCTCGAAGCCGCCGCCAGCACGCTGGGTGCCGCGCGCATTTGGGTCTTTGCCACGGTCACGCTGCCGCTGATCCTGCCCGGCATCATCACCGGCGCGATCCTTGCCTTTGCCAAGGCGATCGGAGAATTCGGGGCGACGATCACTTTCGTGTCCAACATCCCCGGCCAGACGCAGACGATCCCATCCGCGATCTATGCCTTTTTGCAAGTGCCGGGCGGGCAGGATCAGGCCACACGGCTGGTCATCATCGCCGTCCTCATCGCCATGGCGGCGCTGGTCCTGTCCGAATACCTTGCGCGGCGGGTTGCCAAACGGGTGGCGGGATCATGA